One Miscanthus floridulus cultivar M001 chromosome 11, ASM1932011v1, whole genome shotgun sequence DNA window includes the following coding sequences:
- the LOC136493205 gene encoding LOW QUALITY PROTEIN: uncharacterized protein (The sequence of the model RefSeq protein was modified relative to this genomic sequence to represent the inferred CDS: inserted 2 bases in 1 codon), producing the protein MAAPPVPVLCSASPCRVAIHLTPPAFRTIAAARPQALPLGFCVERGGPSPRARAPFAAKRGGXAAEAADGTRALLQAALWGAEAAYILWLFLLPYAPGDPILAISQATISDLIGLSLNFFFVLPLLNSVGVHLLESPVLHPMAEGLFNFVLGWTLLFAPLLFTDYRRDLFKGSLDVLWGFQMFLTNTFLIPYMAIRLNDPDADQSPPQRSQLGSVMVNGAPVVGAIGGLVCVLSIVWAFFGRGDAEFGGTAERWQYVQSYVLSDRLAYAFLWDIFLYSIFQPWLIGDNLQNVKADATEFVNAVRFVPVVGLVAYLLCLEEED; encoded by the exons ATGGCGGCGCCACCCGTCCCCGTCCTCTGCAGCGCCTCCCCCTGTCGCGTCGCCATCCACCTCACCCCTCCTGCCTTCCGAACCATTGCCGCGGCGCGGCCGCAGGCCTTGCCCCTCGGCTTCTGCGTCGAGCGCGGGGGCCCCTCGCCGCGCGCCCGCGCGCCGTTTGCGGCCAAGCGCGGCGG AGCCGCGGAAGCTGCGGACGGCACGCGCGCGCTGCTCCAGGCGGCACTCTGGGGCGCCGAAGCTGCCTATATACTCTGGCTCTTCCTCCTGCCTTACGCCCCG GGTGACCCGATTTTGGCGATCTCGCAGGCTACCATCAGCGACCTCATCGGCCTCTCACTCAACTTCTTCTTCGTCCTGCCGCTGCTCAACTCAG TTGGCGTTCACCTGCTCGAATCGCCGGTACTTCACCCT ATGGCAGAAGGATTGTTCAACTTTGTGCTCGGTTGGACGCTGCTTTTTGCACCACTTCTTTTCACGGATTATAGGAGGGACCTATTCAAGGGATCGCTCGACGTCTTGTGGGGCTTTCAGATGTTCCTCACAAATA CTTTCTTGATACCTTACATGGCAATCCGACTGAACGATCCGGATGCAGACCAGTCTCCACCACAAAGATCACAACTGGGTTCAGTTATGGTTAACGGTGCACCGGTTGTGGGCGCAATTGGCGGTCTTGTCTGTGTTCTCTCGATTGTTTGGGCATTCTTTGGCCGCGGAGATGCTGAATTTGGGGGCACTGCAGAACGGTGGCAGTATGTGCAGAGTTATGTGCTCTCGGACCGGCTTGCTTACGCGTTTCTATGGGATATATTTCTGTACTCCATATTCCAGCCATGGTTGATCGGGGACAATCTTCAGAACGTGAAGGCAGATGCTACTGAGTTTGTGAATGCGGTGAGGTTCGTCCCCGTTGTAGGTCTAGTTGCCTACCTTCTTTGCTTAGAAGAAGAGGATTAG